In Allocoprobacillus halotolerans, a genomic segment contains:
- a CDS encoding DEAD/DEAH box helicase codes for MELIHSLQGNHKKILLFSSFTSLLHLIGEQCQKEHVSYYLLDGSTPKEKRKQMVDQFQKDETTLFLISLKAGGSGLNLTSAQAVIHYDPWWNMSAKNQATDRAHRIGQQESVQVFSLIMKNTIEEKIMELQMQKKNLADTFVEGNEGSITTMSLDDMKSLFEISL; via the coding sequence ATGGAATTGATTCATTCTTTACAAGGTAATCACAAAAAGATTTTACTGTTCTCATCATTTACATCTTTATTACATTTAATTGGTGAACAATGCCAAAAAGAACATGTCAGTTATTATCTTTTAGATGGTTCAACACCTAAAGAAAAACGTAAACAGATGGTTGATCAATTTCAAAAGGATGAAACAACATTATTTTTGATTTCTTTAAAAGCTGGTGGATCTGGCTTGAACTTAACAAGTGCACAAGCTGTCATTCATTATGATCCATGGTGGAATATGTCAGCCAAAAACCAGGCTACTGATCGTGCCCATCGTATTGGACAGCAAGAATCCGTGCAAGTCTTTTCACTCATTATGAAAAATACAATTGAAGAAAAGATTATGGAATTGCAGATGCAAAAGAAAAATCTGGCTGATACTTTTGTCGAAGGCAATGAAGGAAGTATTACAACCATGAGTTTAGATGATATGAAATCATTATTTGAGATCTCCTTGTGA
- a CDS encoding LytR/AlgR family response regulator transcription factor, which translates to MNIAVCDDQLDYLNLISKKIYECFHEPEMKLNVYTFSSIQEMLDSTRFRCYEFAFIEMRIENDRGIEAAMQLRKANRACQIVFISDKYYHIQEAFAVNAREYLLKPINTNQFQSIFDYLMDWYLHQNVKFVIPVRELKRKRIFNVDEIKYFETYYNDLEIVTVDDQHFMAHVKNRYKLRPVLKSRWFMQVNQSVLVNMKCIDFLTDRNVILKSREVFPTSRKTLFQNHLLFEKFLKEQEEKEKRKNGEEEN; encoded by the coding sequence ATGAATATTGCTGTATGTGATGATCAGTTAGATTATTTAAACTTAATTTCAAAGAAAATTTATGAATGTTTTCATGAACCAGAGATGAAATTGAATGTTTATACTTTTTCATCAATTCAAGAAATGCTGGATAGTACAAGGTTTCGTTGTTATGAATTTGCGTTTATTGAAATGAGAATTGAAAATGATCGAGGAATAGAGGCAGCGATGCAATTAAGAAAAGCCAATCGTGCTTGTCAAATTGTTTTCATTAGCGACAAATATTATCATATTCAAGAAGCCTTTGCAGTGAATGCAAGAGAATATTTGTTAAAACCTATTAATACGAATCAATTTCAAAGTATTTTTGATTATTTAATGGATTGGTATTTACATCAGAATGTGAAATTTGTTATACCGGTTAGAGAATTAAAACGTAAACGTATTTTTAATGTTGATGAAATCAAATATTTTGAAACATATTATAATGATTTGGAAATTGTGACAGTTGATGATCAGCATTTTATGGCACATGTGAAAAATCGTTATAAGTTAAGACCAGTATTAAAATCAAGGTGGTTTATGCAAGTGAATCAAAGTGTTTTGGTAAATATGAAATGTATTGACTTTTTAACTGATCGTAATGTTATCTTAAAATCAAGGGAAGTTTTTCCAACAAGTCGTAAAACTTTATTTCAAAATCATTTATTGTTTGAAAAGTTTTTAAAGGAACAAGAAGAAAAAGAAAAAAGAAAGAATGGGGAGGAAGAAAATTGA
- a CDS encoding LytR/AlgR family response regulator transcription factor, which produces MKIAIVDDEELYLQDVCDKIERFRQSYDGNVNIEVDTFHEGKEFLSVFTYQPYDLVYLDIELSDINGVHLAHMIHEKNMSTMIIFMTSHMSYIHQSYVVNAFQYLTKPLKEQLFIYELKRALKHYQYRNKSFAFPTSQGRIIFRLSEVVYLETAYKSYKIHTTRGVYYGSLKPANAIRKALLDYSFVRIQRSFLVNMEHIVKIDNVLLYMSDGSMLLISKKRYREFKRIFYKFLEEKK; this is translated from the coding sequence TTGAAAATTGCAATTGTAGATGATGAAGAATTATATCTTCAAGATGTGTGTGATAAAATAGAGAGATTTAGACAATCATATGATGGCAATGTAAATATAGAAGTGGATACATTTCATGAAGGGAAAGAATTTCTTTCTGTATTTACCTATCAGCCTTATGATCTGGTATATTTAGACATAGAACTATCAGATATAAATGGCGTTCACTTAGCACATATGATACATGAAAAGAATATGTCTACGATGATTATTTTTATGACAAGTCATATGAGTTATATTCATCAATCTTATGTCGTGAATGCATTTCAATACTTAACAAAGCCATTAAAAGAGCAACTCTTTATATATGAATTAAAAAGAGCTTTAAAGCATTATCAATATAGGAATAAATCATTTGCTTTTCCAACATCACAAGGACGTATTATTTTTCGTTTATCAGAAGTTGTTTATTTAGAAACAGCTTATAAGAGCTATAAAATACATACCACTAGAGGTGTTTATTATGGTTCATTAAAACCTGCCAATGCTATTAGAAAAGCATTATTAGATTATTCATTTGTAAGAATACAAAGAAGTTTTCTAGTGAATATGGAACATATTGTGAAAATTGATAATGTATTGCTTTATATGTCAGATGGGAGTATGTTGCTTATATCCAAGAAACGTTATAGAGAATTTAAAAGGATTTTTTATAAGTTCTTAGAGGAGAAAAAGTAA
- a CDS encoding Rpn family recombination-promoting nuclease/putative transposase: MKDLKVDDVIRDFFRNPDHFADMMNAILYGGQDVIKPDELQRMDTSEIFVGNYISRERRRDAIMLWKGKDSQAILALEAQDQVDFTMVSRTLLYDALTYNMQDKEYKSYKIMPVVSLVLFHGEGRWTAVTSLVERMDIPESLKGMPNDWKMKIVDIKDLDYHLLKNEDNRNIVKTVNQIWRKEKEDFKGMEVSKTAARVIAILTERFDILEQVKGEEGTVAMWSFWKDIEDSGIQKGRIEGKQEGKMEMLMAQLKKVLGKLTPELTLRIELSNEEELNNLALHITDIHSETDVYKILE, translated from the coding sequence ATGAAAGATTTGAAAGTTGATGATGTCATCAGAGATTTCTTCAGAAATCCTGATCATTTTGCTGATATGATGAACGCTATTCTCTATGGCGGTCAAGATGTCATTAAGCCTGATGAACTTCAAAGAATGGATACAAGTGAAATCTTTGTAGGCAATTATATTTCCAGGGAAAGAAGACGTGATGCCATCATGTTGTGGAAAGGAAAGGATTCACAGGCTATCTTGGCATTGGAAGCACAGGATCAGGTTGATTTTACAATGGTGTCAAGAACACTTCTCTATGATGCATTGACCTACAACATGCAGGATAAGGAGTACAAGAGCTACAAGATCATGCCAGTTGTCAGCCTCGTATTGTTTCATGGCGAAGGAAGATGGACAGCAGTCACGTCACTGGTAGAAAGAATGGATATTCCTGAAAGCTTGAAGGGGATGCCAAATGACTGGAAGATGAAGATTGTAGATATCAAGGATTTGGACTATCACCTACTCAAAAATGAGGATAATCGCAATATCGTCAAAACAGTTAATCAGATATGGAGAAAAGAGAAAGAAGATTTCAAAGGGATGGAAGTCTCAAAGACAGCCGCAAGGGTGATAGCGATACTTACGGAAAGATTTGATATTTTAGAACAAGTGAAAGGAGAAGAAGGAACCGTGGCAATGTGGTCATTTTGGAAAGACATTGAAGATTCAGGGATACAAAAAGGAAGAATAGAAGGTAAACAGGAAGGTAAAATGGAAATGCTAATGGCTCAACTTAAAAAAGTATTAGGAAAACTCACACCTGAATTGACATTGAGAATTGAATTAAGTAATGAAGAAGAGTTAAACAATCTTGCATTACATATAACAGATATACATAGTGAAACAGATGTCTATAAGATA
- a CDS encoding helix-turn-helix domain-containing protein, whose amino-acid sequence MSIGQRLKTLRKEAGLSQKQVAEALKMSKPIVSQYESDQRTPSVPKLIRFSRFYKASLDYICENVEKKDDFYGIKDLDQ is encoded by the coding sequence ATGAGTATTGGTCAAAGATTAAAAACATTAAGAAAAGAAGCTGGATTATCACAAAAACAAGTCGCTGAAGCATTAAAAATGTCTAAACCTATTGTCTCTCAATATGAATCTGATCAAAGAACACCTTCTGTTCCTAAACTTATTCGTTTTTCACGTTTTTATAAAGCTTCTTTAGATTATATTTGTGAAAATGTTGAAAAGAAAGACGATTTTTATGGCATCAAGGATTTAGATCAATAA
- a CDS encoding LytTR family DNA-binding domain-containing protein has translation MKVVYDENEHMNHHELKLVYHPKNKKLAQLLLKQFTENLGEVELFDEYHNKYYIPILAIYYFEMVDHKIYAYTEKDVYRISCMKMEHLKQRVQSYGFYQINVRTLVNIKHVKTYKIQRGSRRRITLDNDDILISSRHYKPEFDLLVNHLKMEEIKI, from the coding sequence ATGAAGGTTGTCTATGATGAAAATGAGCATATGAATCATCATGAATTAAAACTTGTTTATCATCCCAAAAATAAAAAATTAGCACAATTACTTTTAAAACAATTTACTGAAAATTTAGGTGAAGTAGAATTGTTTGATGAATATCATAATAAATATTATATTCCTATTTTAGCAATCTACTATTTTGAAATGGTTGATCATAAAATTTATGCTTATACGGAAAAAGATGTTTATCGTATTTCTTGTATGAAAATGGAACATCTTAAACAGCGTGTACAAAGTTATGGCTTTTATCAAATTAATGTGCGGACACTCGTTAATATTAAGCATGTCAAAACATATAAGATTCAACGTGGCAGCCGTCGTAGAATCACTTTAGATAATGATGATATTTTAATTTCTAGTCGTCACTATAAGCCAGAATTTGATCTTTTGGTTAACCATTTAAAAATGGAAGAGATTAAAATATAA